From a single Populus nigra chromosome 18, ddPopNigr1.1, whole genome shotgun sequence genomic region:
- the LOC133677903 gene encoding probable pectinesterase/pectinesterase inhibitor 34, whose product MGYGRLGRKESDPGEGSSNSFTINQPQHATSQVSPTRKKKIIFLTIFSVVLIAASAASAVILLGVRDKASGQSDPNSLTHRKPTQAISKTCSKTRFPALCVSSLLDFPGSMTASESDLVHISFNMTLLHLDKALYLSSGISYVNMETHERSAFDDCLELLEDSIDALTRSLSTVSPSSGGGGSPEDVVTWLSAALTNQDTCSEGFEGVNGTVKDQMTEKLRDLTELVSNCLAIFSATNGGDFSGVPIQNKRRLMTEDGDISEEDNFPSWLGRRERRLLGLPVSAIQADIIVSGDGSGTFKTISEAIKKAPEHSNRRTIIYVRAGRYVEDNLKVGRKKWNLMFIGDGMGKTIVTGGRSVFNHITTFHTASFAATGAGFIARDMTFENWAGPAKHQAVALRVGADHAVVYRCSIIGYQDTLYVHSNRQFYRECDIYGTVDFIFGNAAVVLQNCSIYARKPMASQKNTITAQNRKDPNQNTGISIHACRILAASDLAPSKATFPTYLGRPWKLYSRTVYMLSFMGDHIHPRGWLEWDASFALNTLYYGEYMNYGPGAAVGQRVKWPGYRVITSTVEANKFTVAQFIYGSSWLPSTGVAFLAGLSV is encoded by the exons ATGGGTTACGGTAGACTCGGGCGAAAGGAATCCGACCCGGGAGAAGGGTCCAGTAATTCATTTACTATCAACCAACCACAGCACGCCACGTCACAGGTTTCCCCgacgagaaaaaagaaaatcatcttCCTTACCATCTTCTCTGTCGTATTGATAGCCGCCTCCGCCGCCTCCGCCGTGATCCTCCTCGGGGTCCGAGATAAGGCTTCTGGTCAATCCGACCCGAACAGTCTTACTCACCGGAAACCAACCCAGGCTATCTCCAAGACATGCAGCAAGACTCGGTTCCCGGCCCTTTGCGTCAGCTCGCTCCTCGACTTCCCTGGCTCAATGACTGCGTCCGAGTCAGACTTGGTTCACATTTCCTTCAACATGACTCTTCTGCACTTGGATAAAGCTCTATATCTCTCCTCGGGAATCTCCTATGTCAACATGGAGACACATGAACGGTCAGCATTTGATGACTGCCTCGAGCTACTGGAAGACTCCATAGACGCCCTCACTCGGTCCCTCTCCACCGTCTCACCATCCTCCGGCGGTGGTGGATCGCCGGAGGACGTAGTGACGTGGCTGAGCGCAGCGTTGACGAACCAGGACACATGTAGTGAAGGATTCGAAGGAGTTAACGGAACTGTTAAAGATCAGATGACAGAGAAGTTGAGGGATTTGACGGAGCTGGTCAGTAACTGTTTGGCGATATTTTCCGCGACTAATGGAGGCGATTTCTCTGGAGTGCCGATACAGAATAAGAGGAGATTAATGACAGAGGATGGGGACATATCGGAAGAGGACAATTTCCCGAGTTGGTtagggaggagagagaggagaCTATTAGGCCTGCCTGTATCGGCCATACAAGCCGATATTATCGTATCGGGAGATGGGAGCGGAACGTTCAAGACAATATCGGAGGCGATAAAAAAGGCGCCTGAGCACAGTAATCGGCGGACGATAATTTATGTGAGGGCAGGAAG ATATGTAGAGGACAACTTGAAAGTTGGGAGGAAGAAATGGAATTTGATGTTCATCGGAGATGGGATGGGAAAGACAATAGTTACAGGAGGCAGAAGTGTTTTTAACCACATCACCACATTCCACACAGCATCCTTTG CTGCAACAGGAGCTGGTTTTATTGCTCGTGACATGACATTTGAGAACTGGGCTGGTCCAGCCAAGCATCAAGCTGTGGCTCTTCGAGTTGGTGCAGACCATGCTGTGGTCTATAGGTGCAGCATCATTGGTTACCAAGACACCCTCTACGTGCACTCAAATCGCCAATTCTACAGGGAATGTGACATTTATGGGACTGTAGATTTCATATTCGGCAATGCTGCAGTTGTGTTACAGAACTGTAGCATTTATGCCCGTAAGCCAATGGCCTCCCAGAAAAACACCATCACTGCCCAGAATCGGAAAGACCCGAATCAAAATACTGGCATATCAATCCATGCTTGCAGGATCCTTGCCGCGTCGGACCTCGCACCGTCAAAAGCTACCTTCCCGACATATCTCGGCCGTCCATGGAAGCTGTACTCTAGAACTGTGTACATGTTATCATTCATGGGTGATCACATTCATCCAAGAGGGTGGCTCGAGTGGGACGCATCATTTGCACTGAACACCTTATACTATGGTGAATACATGAATTATGGACCTGGTGCGGCGGTCGGGCAAAGGGTAAAATGGCCCGGGTATCGGGTCATCACATCGACCGTCGAGGCAAATAAATTCACTGTGGCACAGTTTATTTATGGCTCATCTTGGTTACCTTCTACAGGGGTGGCATTTTTAGCTGGACTTTcagtttaa